In Halanaeroarchaeum sp. HSR-CO, one DNA window encodes the following:
- a CDS encoding alpha/beta hydrolase gives MTRIETVAFTSGRSEVAGTLFHPEDTEHPPVVVMAHGFAARRTWGLPAFAERFADAGIAALAFDYRGFGDSGGGPRRVVSARKQRADYRAALEYVRSRDDVDGDTTALWGMSYSGGHVLALAATEDVETVVATVPFTDGLHVAGHAIQHGGWEYVRGMTAAIANDARQILFRRDPHYVRVVGESDRDDFAVLATPGSLEGYETMIPEAERAEWPNRTAARVLVEIPFNRPVSRAPSVDVPVFVLEATDDQIVPGAAIDRLVDALDDVHRVRLPAGHFESLVGAVSPEVAAKQARFLREHLQ, from the coding sequence ATGACACGGATAGAGACGGTAGCGTTCACGTCCGGCCGCTCGGAGGTGGCCGGGACGCTCTTTCACCCCGAGGACACAGAACACCCGCCGGTCGTCGTGATGGCCCACGGCTTCGCCGCCCGGAGAACCTGGGGACTGCCGGCCTTCGCCGAGCGGTTCGCCGACGCGGGAATCGCCGCACTCGCGTTCGACTACCGCGGGTTCGGCGACAGCGGCGGTGGGCCCCGTCGTGTGGTCTCCGCCCGGAAACAGCGCGCCGATTACCGCGCTGCCCTCGAGTACGTCCGCTCCCGGGACGACGTCGACGGAGACACCACCGCACTCTGGGGGATGTCCTACAGCGGAGGGCACGTCCTCGCCCTCGCCGCCACCGAAGACGTCGAAACGGTCGTCGCGACGGTCCCGTTCACCGACGGACTCCACGTCGCCGGTCACGCGATCCAGCACGGTGGCTGGGAGTACGTCAGGGGCATGACGGCAGCCATCGCGAACGACGCCAGGCAGATCCTGTTTCGACGCGACCCACACTACGTTCGGGTCGTCGGCGAGAGCGATCGGGACGACTTCGCCGTCCTCGCCACTCCCGGATCGCTCGAGGGGTACGAGACGATGATTCCCGAGGCGGAGCGGGCGGAGTGGCCGAACCGGACCGCCGCCCGCGTCCTCGTTGAGATTCCGTTCAACCGACCGGTCTCCCGAGCCCCGAGCGTCGACGTCCCGGTCTTCGTCCTCGAGGCGACCGACGACCAGATCGTTCCGGGAGCGGCCATCGACCGCCTGGTGGACGCTCTCGACGACGTCCACCGGGTTCGGCTGCCGGCCGGCCACTTCGAGTCGCTGGTCGGGGCGGTCTCGCCGGAGGTCGCGGCCAAACAGGCGCGATTCCTCCGCGAGCACCTGCAGTGA
- a CDS encoding MBL fold metallo-hydrolase, translated as MEVRFLGGAREIGRSAILVDDSLLLDYGMSGGNPPTYPPDVDPDAAVVSHGHLDHAGMVPALLKGTRRPPVHWTAATRDLTYLLAEDTLSIQGDRFDQPFTRAEIGAIGEVSVTHAYGEPFKAAGYEVTLYDAGHIPGSAHVLVDDGATRLFYTGDFNTEAQRLVEPSRDRPAADAVIVESTYADVTRPSRASIEESFVRAVSETIHRGGTVVVPAFAIGRTQEMMLLCEANDLECYVDGMGIRVTERLRHAPESLRDPAAFRRASGHARFVTGRDGQRRRIADQNTVIVTTAGMLAGGPAMTYVPAVAGNPTNLIAMTGYQVEGTPGRDLLDTGSAEIDGRRMPVSARVEQFDFSAHADRDGLLELLESYPGATILVNHGDQCERFAAALRESGYGAGAPARGEVVSL; from the coding sequence ATGGAGGTACGGTTCCTCGGCGGGGCACGAGAGATCGGGCGCAGTGCAATCCTCGTCGACGATTCGCTGCTCCTGGATTACGGCATGAGCGGCGGCAACCCTCCGACCTACCCGCCCGACGTCGACCCCGACGCCGCCGTCGTCTCCCACGGTCACCTCGACCATGCCGGCATGGTGCCGGCGTTGCTCAAGGGAACGCGTCGACCGCCGGTCCACTGGACGGCCGCGACGCGGGACCTCACTTACCTCCTCGCGGAGGACACGTTGTCGATCCAGGGCGACCGCTTCGATCAGCCCTTCACCCGGGCCGAGATCGGCGCGATCGGCGAGGTCTCGGTCACCCACGCCTACGGCGAACCGTTCAAGGCCGCCGGCTACGAGGTCACGCTGTACGACGCGGGCCACATCCCCGGGAGCGCCCACGTCCTGGTCGACGATGGTGCCACCCGTCTGTTCTACACGGGGGATTTCAACACCGAAGCCCAGCGTCTCGTCGAACCGTCGAGGGACCGACCGGCGGCCGACGCGGTCATCGTCGAGAGCACCTACGCCGACGTGACCCGTCCGTCGCGGGCGTCGATCGAGGAGTCGTTCGTCCGCGCGGTCTCGGAGACGATCCACCGCGGCGGCACCGTGGTGGTTCCGGCGTTCGCCATCGGTCGCACGCAGGAGATGATGCTCCTCTGTGAAGCGAACGACCTCGAGTGCTACGTCGACGGCATGGGGATCCGGGTGACGGAGCGGCTGCGACACGCCCCCGAATCCCTCCGGGATCCAGCGGCGTTTCGGCGGGCCAGCGGCCACGCCCGGTTCGTGACGGGTCGAGACGGCCAACGCCGGCGAATCGCCGACCAGAACACCGTCATCGTGACGACCGCCGGGATGCTCGCCGGCGGGCCGGCGATGACCTACGTCCCAGCGGTCGCTGGAAACCCGACCAACCTGATCGCGATGACGGGCTACCAGGTCGAAGGGACGCCTGGCAGGGACCTCCTCGACACCGGGAGCGCCGAGATCGATGGGCGACGGATGCCCGTCAGCGCTCGCGTCGAGCAGTTCGACTTCTCCGCTCACGCCGATAGGGATGGTCTGCTGGAACTGCTCGAATCGTATCCTGGGGCGACGATCCTCGTCAACCACGGCGACCAGTGCGAGCGCTTCGCCGCGGCCCTTCGCGAGTCGGGGTACGGGGCGGGTGCACCTGCCCGCGGTGAGGTCGTCTCGCTATGA
- a CDS encoding COG1361 S-layer family protein, whose product MSAPKGSALGLIAVVALSVVGAQFAVGVGLAAPSPPDSSTQTAALESDVVAQTGSYARGSPDLVAVLADPVVRPGTTPTIEVGLLNEGGYDLGGSSPQPRVTNARAVSVEAEASDDAIEVESGTVPVGTVSTQQAATVPVSLSIPDDVEPGEYEVDLEVEYTYTTFVSPNGNVVDERTTDEELSVTIVVDDGPRFEIVDAETDAQIGDSGEVTATLKNTGDEVARSASVTASGVGGGVTIGTGEAAIGYVGDWDPGENRTVTFDSSVSEQFAAGGYVLETTVEYTDVDGFEQTAPTARTGVFPLSEQSFALENVSGSLEVGYEGAITGSVRNEGPLPVTAAVVVIEPISDRVSIDERRYALPDLAPNETAEISFTGDVGGQADAGPRQVALTVEYDAGDGVRTADLRDRVTIEPRTPEFAVEAENATVSAGESKQLVFTVTNQRPETLSSIRANLYADSPITVVDEEAYIDELEPGESREVILEVQAAGSATQKTYPLELDFRYEDEGRNDRISDAYDYPLDVTEPVESEGPSTTMIVIGAALVVALAIGGAVWYRRR is encoded by the coding sequence GTGAGTGCCCCGAAAGGTTCGGCGCTCGGACTGATCGCCGTCGTGGCTCTCTCCGTCGTGGGTGCGCAGTTCGCCGTGGGGGTCGGTCTCGCGGCACCGTCACCTCCAGATAGTTCCACGCAAACGGCCGCTCTCGAAAGCGACGTGGTCGCGCAGACCGGCTCGTACGCGAGGGGGTCACCGGATCTCGTGGCCGTCCTCGCCGACCCGGTCGTCCGCCCCGGAACGACACCGACCATCGAGGTCGGCCTCCTCAACGAGGGCGGCTATGATCTCGGCGGGTCCTCCCCCCAACCGCGGGTGACGAACGCCCGAGCGGTGTCGGTCGAGGCCGAGGCGTCGGACGACGCCATCGAGGTCGAGTCCGGAACGGTCCCGGTCGGGACTGTCTCGACCCAGCAAGCGGCGACCGTCCCGGTCAGTCTCTCGATACCCGACGACGTGGAACCCGGCGAGTACGAGGTCGATCTCGAGGTCGAGTACACCTACACGACCTTCGTCTCGCCGAACGGCAACGTCGTCGACGAGCGGACGACTGACGAGGAGCTGTCGGTGACGATCGTCGTGGACGACGGACCCCGCTTCGAGATCGTGGACGCCGAGACGGACGCCCAGATCGGCGACAGCGGCGAGGTGACGGCCACGCTGAAGAACACCGGTGACGAGGTGGCACGCTCGGCGTCGGTCACCGCGAGTGGCGTCGGCGGTGGGGTAACGATCGGCACCGGAGAGGCGGCCATCGGCTACGTCGGCGACTGGGATCCTGGCGAGAACCGAACTGTTACCTTCGATTCCTCGGTGAGCGAGCAGTTCGCGGCGGGTGGGTACGTCCTCGAGACGACGGTCGAGTACACCGACGTAGACGGCTTCGAGCAGACCGCGCCGACGGCCCGAACCGGTGTCTTCCCCCTTTCCGAGCAGTCCTTCGCTCTCGAGAACGTCTCGGGCTCGCTCGAGGTTGGCTACGAGGGAGCGATCACCGGCTCGGTCCGCAACGAGGGTCCACTGCCGGTGACGGCTGCGGTCGTCGTCATCGAACCGATCAGCGATCGGGTCAGTATCGACGAGCGCCGGTACGCACTTCCCGACCTCGCCCCGAACGAGACGGCCGAAATCTCCTTTACGGGTGACGTCGGCGGGCAGGCCGACGCCGGCCCACGACAGGTCGCGCTCACCGTCGAGTACGATGCCGGGGACGGGGTCCGCACCGCAGATCTGCGTGACCGAGTCACGATCGAACCCCGGACTCCGGAGTTCGCCGTCGAGGCCGAGAACGCGACAGTCTCCGCGGGCGAATCGAAACAGCTCGTCTTCACCGTGACGAACCAGCGACCGGAGACTCTCTCCTCGATTCGGGCGAATCTCTACGCCGATAGCCCGATCACGGTCGTCGACGAAGAGGCGTACATCGACGAACTCGAACCTGGCGAGAGCAGGGAGGTGATCCTCGAGGTCCAGGCGGCTGGTTCCGCGACGCAGAAGACCTATCCGCTCGAACTCGACTTCCGGTACGAAGACGAGGGACGGAACGACCGGATCTCAGACGCCTACGACTACCCGCTCGACGTGACCGAACCGGTCGAGTCGGAGGGACCATCGACGACGATGATCGTCATCGGCGCTGCTCTCGTCGTGGCGCTGGCAATCGGGGGCGCGGTCTGGTACCGGCGCCGGTGA
- a CDS encoding RND family transporter: MSGLDGAIDWVDDRVTERPLLVVVAFLLVSAVAAGGLGGIETQAGGDQFQEDVPAQQALEDIDEEFGASVGETPRTAQLLVEGDNVLSRPALERILESQHRLETRAGLRVESTRSHANVVASELDPTAKTPAEQRRAVASATPSQLAAAIERADESGRLAGQLSTDYRPVAQRAGTALVVVSYDLPESAGTAEVTPLQQRSVTVLDGVPGNEMGETAYLFGQGILEQEITALLTDTSIVVFPAALAFILVFLLIAYRDPIDMGLGLVALVMTMLWTFGFMGYADIPFSDSLVTVFPLLLAVGIDFGIHTINRYREERLEGSDIDTAMRTTTDQLLVAFFLVMVTTVVSLLANLTSTLSSTRNFGLVAAMGMVFTFVIFGGFLPAGKVLVDRWRERLPIPSFDTTPLGEGGSLLGRIQLVGVDLARIAPVIVVIVVLVGGGVAGGYGTGVDTEFSQEAFFPTEDRIELYESFPAPFSPTDYTFIEILDIFADDFDQGQFNSVTLYVDQSVRDDDALELLDRTTHNPPDSFARAPDGTARASSVVTVIEEYATADEEFGRLVATSDRLGTGVPDRDVDAVYDALLDSPRSDQARNYLAADRGSAIVEFTIEGADVDGGTAVADAQAIADRSPLDAVVTGQLAVNEAVIDALLESAIRSLFAAILLTAVFLVVTYRLLEGRLAYGMINLLPVLVTVGVLVGTMRLMDIPLTPINAPILSVSIGLGVDYTVHFTHRFVDEYQRGTPLAEALRVTVRGTGGALTGSMLTTVTGLGVLYLALIPLIQDFGILLALGVLYAYLSAIFFVPSLIVVWDRYAPPGLGI; this comes from the coding sequence ATGAGTGGTCTCGACGGCGCCATCGACTGGGTGGACGATCGGGTGACGGAGCGACCGCTGCTGGTCGTCGTCGCGTTCCTGCTCGTGAGTGCCGTCGCCGCCGGCGGCCTCGGCGGGATCGAGACCCAGGCCGGCGGCGACCAGTTCCAGGAGGACGTGCCCGCCCAGCAGGCCCTCGAGGACATCGACGAGGAGTTCGGCGCCAGCGTTGGCGAGACCCCGCGCACCGCCCAGCTGCTCGTGGAGGGGGATAACGTGCTGTCCCGCCCCGCGCTCGAACGAATCCTCGAGTCACAGCACCGACTGGAGACGCGGGCGGGACTCCGCGTAGAATCGACCCGGAGCCACGCCAACGTGGTGGCCAGCGAACTGGATCCCACCGCGAAGACGCCAGCCGAGCAGCGTCGGGCCGTCGCGTCCGCGACTCCCTCACAGCTCGCCGCCGCCATCGAACGGGCCGACGAGAGCGGGCGACTCGCCGGACAGCTCTCGACCGACTACCGCCCCGTTGCCCAGCGGGCCGGGACCGCCCTCGTGGTCGTCTCCTACGACCTCCCGGAAAGCGCCGGGACCGCGGAAGTCACCCCGCTGCAACAGCGCTCGGTTACGGTGCTCGACGGCGTGCCGGGCAACGAGATGGGCGAGACGGCGTATCTCTTCGGCCAGGGCATCCTGGAGCAGGAGATCACGGCCTTGCTCACCGACACGTCGATCGTGGTATTCCCCGCGGCGCTCGCGTTCATCCTCGTCTTCTTGCTGATCGCCTATCGCGACCCCATCGACATGGGTCTCGGGTTGGTGGCGCTGGTCATGACGATGCTCTGGACTTTTGGCTTCATGGGGTACGCCGATATCCCCTTCTCGGATTCGCTCGTGACGGTGTTCCCGCTCCTGCTCGCGGTCGGTATCGACTTCGGCATCCATACGATCAACCGCTACCGCGAGGAACGCCTCGAGGGGAGCGACATCGACACGGCGATGCGGACGACGACCGACCAGTTGCTCGTGGCATTCTTCCTCGTGATGGTCACGACGGTGGTGAGTCTCCTCGCGAACCTGACGAGCACCCTCTCCTCGACGCGGAACTTCGGGCTGGTCGCCGCGATGGGGATGGTCTTCACGTTCGTCATCTTCGGGGGCTTTCTCCCCGCCGGGAAGGTGTTGGTCGACCGCTGGCGCGAGCGACTGCCGATCCCGAGCTTCGATACCACCCCGCTAGGGGAAGGCGGCTCCCTGCTGGGGCGGATCCAGCTCGTCGGTGTCGACCTCGCCCGGATCGCCCCCGTCATCGTCGTCATCGTCGTCCTGGTGGGCGGTGGCGTGGCGGGCGGCTACGGAACAGGGGTGGACACGGAGTTCTCCCAGGAGGCCTTCTTCCCCACCGAGGACCGGATCGAACTCTACGAGTCGTTCCCGGCACCGTTCTCGCCGACCGACTACACCTTCATCGAGATTCTGGACATCTTCGCGGATGACTTCGACCAGGGGCAGTTCAACTCGGTGACGCTGTACGTCGATCAATCCGTCCGGGACGACGACGCCCTCGAACTGCTGGACCGGACGACGCACAACCCACCGGATAGCTTCGCCCGCGCACCGGACGGGACCGCGCGTGCGTCCAGCGTCGTGACGGTCATCGAGGAGTACGCCACGGCGGACGAGGAGTTCGGCCGGCTCGTCGCTACCAGCGATCGGCTCGGGACTGGCGTGCCCGACCGCGACGTCGACGCCGTCTACGACGCCCTCCTGGACTCTCCACGGAGTGACCAGGCGCGCAACTATCTGGCGGCCGACCGCGGCAGCGCCATCGTCGAGTTCACCATCGAGGGTGCCGATGTGGACGGGGGAACCGCGGTCGCCGACGCGCAGGCCATCGCCGACCGCAGCCCCCTGGACGCCGTCGTCACTGGTCAGCTCGCGGTCAACGAGGCCGTCATCGACGCCCTCCTCGAGTCGGCGATCCGCAGCCTGTTCGCGGCCATCCTCCTCACGGCCGTCTTCCTGGTGGTCACCTACCGGCTCCTCGAAGGACGGCTCGCGTACGGGATGATCAACCTCCTTCCCGTGCTCGTGACCGTCGGCGTCCTCGTCGGGACGATGCGACTCATGGACATTCCGCTGACGCCGATCAACGCGCCGATCCTCTCGGTCTCCATCGGGCTGGGCGTGGATTACACGGTCCACTTCACCCATCGGTTCGTCGACGAGTATCAGCGCGGGACGCCCCTCGCGGAGGCCCTGCGGGTCACCGTCCGCGGTACCGGTGGGGCGCTCACCGGAAGTATGCTGACGACGGTGACCGGGCTCGGCGTCCTCTATCTCGCGCTCATCCCGCTCATCCAGGACTTCGGTATCCTGCTCGCGCTCGGCGTCCTGTACGCCTACCTCTCGGCCATCTTCTTCGTCCCGTCGCTCATCGTCGTCTGGGACCGATACGCCCCGCCAGGGCTGGGAATCTAA
- the acnA gene encoding aconitate hydratase AcnA — protein MPEPNPFGAIRDIEIDGSTYKMADLSALEEEGIIDDADKLPVSIRILIESVIRNADGDMITEEDVANAASWQPDVPDHEVPFTPSRIVLQDLTGVPAVVDLAALRSAADRKGVDPNVVEPEIPADLVIDHSVQVDYYGSEDAYQKNVEIEYERNAERYKAIKWANEAFDDFSVVPPGTGIVHQVNLEYLGQVVHEREDGGDEWLLPDTLVGTDSHTPMIGGIGVVGWGVGGIEAEAALLGQPITMKLPEVVGVKLTGEMPEGATATDLVLHVTEKLRQVGVVDRFVEFYGPGVSELTVADRATISNMAPEQGSTISMFPVDEATLDYLELTGRDPDHIDVVQEYLEAQGLFGEQNPEYTEEVELDLSTIEPSLAGPSEPDQRIPMGDMRTHFRGLVEEETDYGEADPEALNRWLENGGAAPDVEEADELPVGDLNEKYEIEMPNGRTTEFGHGSIAVSAITSCTNTSNPSVMIAAGLLARNAVEAGIDVPPHVKTSLAPGSQVVTEYLKESELLDDLEALGYHVVGYGCTTCIGNAGPLPDPVEDVIDEHDLWATSVLSGNRNFEARIHPKIRANYLASPPLVVAYGLAGRMDIDLEEDPLGYNPNGEPVYLEDIWPDQDEVHEIMTDSVHKEMFQEKYDSVHEGDENWNALDAPTGDVYEWDEESTYIREPPFFKDFPVEKPGVQNIEDARCLMTLGDTVTTDHISPAGPFSTEVPAGEWLQEQGVDPADFNTYGSRRGNHEVMMRGTFANVRIENEMLDGVEGGYTVHQPTGEETTVFEASERYRDDGTPLVVLSGTEFGTGSSRDWAAKGTDLLGVRATIAESYERIYRDNLIGMGVLPLQFEDGDSWESLGLDGDEEFAIHGLEDGLDVEDELHVEAVDDDGEVIEFDVTAQVGTPAGVQYIENGGVLHLVLRRMLQEELDA, from the coding sequence CCCCATCGCGTATCGTCCTGCAGGACCTCACCGGGGTTCCGGCCGTCGTCGACCTCGCCGCCCTCCGCTCGGCCGCCGACCGCAAGGGCGTCGACCCGAACGTCGTCGAACCCGAGATCCCCGCCGACCTCGTTATCGACCACTCCGTCCAGGTCGACTACTACGGCTCCGAGGACGCCTACCAGAAGAACGTCGAGATCGAATACGAGCGTAACGCCGAACGCTACAAGGCGATCAAGTGGGCCAACGAGGCCTTCGACGACTTCAGCGTCGTCCCGCCGGGAACCGGTATCGTCCACCAGGTCAACCTGGAGTATCTCGGCCAGGTCGTCCACGAGCGCGAGGACGGCGGCGACGAGTGGCTCCTCCCCGACACCCTCGTCGGCACCGACAGCCACACCCCGATGATCGGCGGCATCGGCGTCGTCGGCTGGGGCGTCGGTGGCATCGAGGCCGAAGCCGCACTGCTCGGCCAGCCCATCACCATGAAACTGCCCGAGGTCGTCGGCGTCAAGCTGACCGGCGAGATGCCCGAGGGCGCCACCGCGACCGACCTCGTCCTCCACGTCACCGAGAAGCTTCGCCAGGTCGGCGTCGTCGACCGTTTCGTCGAGTTCTACGGCCCCGGCGTCTCCGAGTTGACCGTCGCCGACCGGGCCACCATCTCGAACATGGCCCCCGAACAGGGCTCGACCATCAGCATGTTCCCGGTCGACGAGGCCACCCTCGACTACCTCGAACTCACCGGGCGCGACCCCGACCACATCGACGTCGTCCAGGAGTACCTGGAGGCCCAGGGCCTCTTCGGCGAACAGAATCCCGAGTACACCGAGGAGGTCGAACTCGACCTCTCAACCATCGAGCCCAGCCTGGCCGGCCCGAGCGAACCCGACCAGCGCATCCCGATGGGCGACATGCGCACCCACTTCCGGGGGCTCGTCGAGGAGGAGACCGACTACGGCGAGGCCGACCCCGAAGCGCTCAACCGCTGGCTCGAGAACGGCGGTGCCGCCCCCGACGTCGAGGAGGCCGACGAACTGCCAGTCGGCGACCTCAACGAGAAGTACGAGATCGAGATGCCCAACGGTCGGACGACCGAGTTCGGCCACGGCTCCATCGCCGTCAGCGCCATCACCTCCTGTACCAACACCTCCAACCCCTCGGTGATGATCGCTGCGGGCCTGCTCGCCCGTAACGCCGTCGAGGCCGGCATCGACGTCCCGCCACACGTCAAGACCAGCCTCGCGCCGGGCAGCCAGGTCGTCACGGAGTATTTGAAGGAGTCCGAACTCCTCGACGACCTCGAAGCACTCGGCTACCACGTCGTCGGCTACGGCTGTACGACCTGTATCGGGAACGCCGGACCGCTGCCGGACCCCGTAGAGGACGTCATCGACGAACACGACCTCTGGGCCACCAGCGTCCTCTCGGGCAACCGTAACTTCGAGGCGCGCATCCACCCGAAGATCCGCGCGAACTACCTCGCCAGCCCACCGCTGGTCGTCGCCTACGGTCTCGCCGGGCGGATGGACATCGATCTCGAAGAAGACCCGCTGGGCTACAACCCCAACGGCGAACCCGTCTACCTCGAGGACATCTGGCCGGACCAGGACGAGGTCCACGAGATCATGACCGACTCCGTCCACAAGGAGATGTTCCAGGAGAAGTACGACTCCGTCCACGAGGGCGACGAGAACTGGAACGCACTCGACGCGCCGACCGGCGACGTCTACGAGTGGGACGAGGAGTCCACGTACATCCGCGAGCCGCCATTCTTCAAGGACTTCCCCGTCGAGAAGCCCGGCGTCCAGAATATCGAGGACGCGCGCTGTCTCATGACCCTCGGCGACACGGTCACGACCGACCACATCAGCCCGGCCGGACCGTTCAGTACTGAAGTTCCCGCCGGCGAGTGGCTCCAGGAGCAGGGCGTCGACCCCGCCGACTTCAACACCTACGGCTCGCGCCGTGGCAACCACGAGGTCATGATGCGCGGGACCTTCGCCAACGTCCGCATCGAGAACGAGATGCTCGACGGCGTCGAGGGCGGCTACACCGTCCACCAGCCGACCGGCGAGGAGACCACCGTCTTCGAGGCCTCGGAACGCTACCGCGACGATGGGACGCCGCTTGTGGTCCTCTCGGGCACCGAGTTCGGGACCGGCTCCAGCCGCGACTGGGCCGCGAAGGGCACCGACCTCCTCGGCGTCCGTGCCACCATCGCCGAGAGCTACGAGCGCATCTACCGCGACAACCTCATCGGCATGGGCGTCCTCCCGCTGCAGTTCGAGGACGGCGACTCCTGGGAGTCCCTCGGACTCGACGGCGACGAGGAGTTCGCCATCCACGGCCTCGAGGACGGCCTCGACGTCGAAGACGAGCTTCACGTCGAAGCCGTCGACGACGACGGCGAGGTCATCGAGTTCGACGTGACCGCACAGGTTGGCACGCCCGCCGGCGTCCAGTACATCGAGAACGGCGGCGTCCTCCACCTCGTGCTCCGCCGGATGCTCCAGGAAGAACTCGACGCGTAA